From Armatimonadia bacterium:
TCCAACAGAAGCCAGTCAAACATGCTTGAGTCACCTCAAGCACCTATACTTCTTGCCGCCCGGCTGAGAACCTCCTCCCCCCAGAAAACAAGATGTGGGTAATGTATAGCCACGCGTGGAGAGGGGGAGTCGAGCAAGCGCGAGACGGGGGTGAGGTCAAGGCCTTCGGCGCGTCACTTCCGAAGCACTGATGGGCACTGGCTGGCGCTAGCCGCCAGCGTCGGTGCCGCCCCTTCAACACGGAGTCGGCGAACGTCAGCCGTCTGCCCTCACGAGTCTCTCAGTCAGGCCGACGCCCAAGGATGGCGACCCAGTCCTCCTGCCGACGGATGTCCGGAACATGGAAGCCGGCGTCCTTGATCGCCGTTAGGGGGCTGTCCATCAGGGTCTCGATGATCCCGGAGGCGATGAAGTAGCCACCCGGGCGAAGGCGACGCCAGACCTCCGAGGCGATCTGGCAGACGATGGGCGCATTGATGTTCGCGACGACAAGGTCGAAGCCTTGCTCGGGCACAACCGTGATGTCGCCCCGCCGAACCTCCACCGACTCGCCAACCCCGCTCTTGGCCGCGTTGACTCCGGCGGTCTCCACTGCCACCGGATCGACATCCACTGCCACAGCACTCGCCGCTCCGAGCAGTACCGCGCTCAGCGACAGAATCCCCGAGCCGCAGCCAACATCGAGAATCCTGGCGCCGGGCGTGACGAGGTCCTCCAGCGCGACGAGGCAGAGCTGTGTAGTTGGATGGGTGCCGGTGCCGAAGGCCATCTGCGGGTCAAGCTCGATCACCACGTCATCGGGCCGGGCAGCCTCGGGATCCTCAACCGGTGGCCAGGGCTCCCAGGAGGGCTTGATGACCAGACGTCGACCGATCCGCAGGGGATGGTAGAACTCCTTCCAGGCCTGCGCCCAGTTCTCATCCCGCACGATGTCCCGCTCGACGACGATGGGGGAGTTGCCCCCGAGATACGCCGGGATGTCCATCATCCGGGACACCAGCGTGCGGTGATTCTCCTCCGCCTCTGGACCCACCGCAACGTAGGACCGCACGAGCTTGAGGGCTCCGCAGTCCTCCACGCTGGGTCCTGCACCGGTGACCTCCAGCATGATCCCCACAACGGCCTCGACGGCGGCTGAGGGGCATTTCACGGAAAACCTAACCCACTCCAACAGCTCTCGACTCCCTTCGGTTGATGCTGAACGCGACCGGCCTGACCCGGCCGCACAGGACGTGAACGGTTCCTTTACCGGGCGGTTGCCGGCCTGGAATCCAACACTCGCCTGCTCGCCCGATGCTTAGTGTGACGCAGGACCGCACAGGCGGTCAAGTGACTACCCCATCTTCGAGGGATGGTGCGACATGACAAGCCCTGCTCTTCCGGCCGGAATCCTGTTGGTACTGGTGTTCGCTCCTCTCAGCCACGCCCTGGCCTCTGCGCCAGAGATACTCTGCCCGACACCGACGCAGCCGAAGGACCAGGCAGGAGGGGACCAGCAAGACCGGCTGTTTGACGAATACTGGCGCGCGCAGTTGGGGCGTCTGTCGCAGACGCCCCCCAACTGGTCTATCTGGGCAGGTCGCGAGTTAGTGTTCAAAGGTGCAGACGGCCTGGAGCGACGTGCCGTCCTGCAGATCCCGGCCAAGATGCGTTCGCTGGCCGTCTATGTGACCGACGGTTCCTCCCGTGATCCGGTCCGTGCCCCTTCCGGCCAGGGCGTTGTGATCTTCCCCTGGCGAGCCGACGTGCCGCAGGTTTCCGCCTCCCTAACTGCCCGAGAGCACCCTCTGACGCGGGCGATCTCGGACACCTGTCGGCTGGTGGAGGTCCTTGTGGGGATGAACGACCTGCCCGTATCCAGGGTTGGGCTGATCGGCGAGGGCTACGGAGCTGTAGTTGCACTGGCTACCGCCGCCTTGCGACCTGAGCTCATCTCCTACGTGGTCGCCCATCAGCCGATCTGCCCCGCCGAGGCTGTCCAGAGAGTGCTTCCCGCGGATACCCCTGCAGCCGCGGAGGCCGCTCTGACCGCCTCCCGTCACACAAGGCGCCTGAAGGCTGCGAGCTTCGCGGCTCGCGTAGAGACGCCTGTCCTCATCACCGCCGGGACCCTTGATGAGTGCGCACCCGAGGTGAGCATACAGGCCATGTATGAGAGCCTCAAGGGGCCGCGCGAGTACTGGCGACTGCCTGGCGCGAGGCACTGCACCTTGCAGCAAGTTCCTGACTGGCTGGGGCGCTGGATGCAGTGGGCTGCGAAGTCTCGCTCTCCAGTCTAGGCACCTCGGTCAGCGGTTTTGTGCCGCAGTGCTGGGCTGC
This genomic window contains:
- the prmA gene encoding 50S ribosomal protein L11 methyltransferase, which produces MEWVRFSVKCPSAAVEAVVGIMLEVTGAGPSVEDCGALKLVRSYVAVGPEAEENHRTLVSRMMDIPAYLGGNSPIVVERDIVRDENWAQAWKEFYHPLRIGRRLVIKPSWEPWPPVEDPEAARPDDVVIELDPQMAFGTGTHPTTQLCLVALEDLVTPGARILDVGCGSGILSLSAVLLGAASAVAVDVDPVAVETAGVNAAKSGVGESVEVRRGDITVVPEQGFDLVVANINAPIVCQIASEVWRRLRPGGYFIASGIIETLMDSPLTAIKDAGFHVPDIRRQEDWVAILGRRPD
- a CDS encoding acetylxylan esterase; its protein translation is MTSPALPAGILLVLVFAPLSHALASAPEILCPTPTQPKDQAGGDQQDRLFDEYWRAQLGRLSQTPPNWSIWAGRELVFKGADGLERRAVLQIPAKMRSLAVYVTDGSSRDPVRAPSGQGVVIFPWRADVPQVSASLTAREHPLTRAISDTCRLVEVLVGMNDLPVSRVGLIGEGYGAVVALATAALRPELISYVVAHQPICPAEAVQRVLPADTPAAAEAALTASRHTRRLKAASFAARVETPVLITAGTLDECAPEVSIQAMYESLKGPREYWRLPGARHCTLQQVPDWLGRWMQWAAKSRSPV